The following proteins are encoded in a genomic region of Streptomyces sp. NBC_01723:
- a CDS encoding phosphotransferase enzyme family protein codes for MDEARAREVLAGAGALPRPAQARLLALGENAVFAAGDLAVKVGRDAELLDRARRELAVALWLEEAGVPAVRAARPTALFVDGHPVTVWRRLPEPVRPAEPRDVAVLLRLVHELALPSSFELPPRELLGGVERWLRLAGDVIDPADAAYLRERRDGFASAAAALTPHLTPGPIHGDALPRNVHVGPDGPVLVDLETFSADLREHDLVVLALSRDRYGLPAEAYDAFTATYGWDVREWDGCAVLRGARETASCAWVAQHAPSNPKALAEFERRVASLRDGDPTVRWYPF; via the coding sequence ATGGACGAGGCACGGGCCCGGGAGGTGCTGGCCGGGGCGGGCGCACTGCCCCGACCGGCTCAGGCGCGGCTGCTGGCCCTCGGCGAGAACGCGGTGTTCGCCGCCGGTGACCTCGCGGTCAAGGTGGGCCGGGACGCGGAACTCCTCGACCGGGCGCGCCGGGAACTGGCCGTCGCACTCTGGCTGGAGGAGGCAGGCGTGCCGGCGGTGCGGGCGGCCCGCCCGACGGCGCTGTTCGTCGACGGGCATCCGGTGACGGTGTGGCGGCGGCTGCCCGAGCCGGTGCGGCCCGCCGAGCCGCGGGACGTGGCCGTGCTGCTGCGGCTGGTCCACGAACTGGCCCTCCCCTCCTCCTTCGAGCTGCCGCCCCGCGAGCTGCTGGGCGGTGTGGAGCGCTGGCTGCGGCTCGCGGGCGACGTGATCGACCCCGCGGACGCCGCGTATCTGCGCGAGCGCCGGGACGGATTCGCCTCGGCCGCCGCCGCGCTCACCCCGCACCTGACGCCGGGCCCGATCCATGGCGACGCGCTGCCCCGCAATGTGCACGTCGGTCCCGACGGGCCGGTCCTGGTGGACCTGGAGACCTTCTCCGCCGACCTGCGCGAGCACGATCTCGTGGTGCTGGCGCTCAGCCGGGACCGCTACGGGCTGCCCGCCGAGGCGTACGACGCCTTCACGGCCACCTACGGCTGGGACGTACGCGAGTGGGACGGCTGTGCGGTGCTGCGCGGCGCCCGGGAGACGGCCAGCTGCGCGTGGGTGGCCCAGCACGCGCCGAGCAATCCGAAGGCGCTGGCCGAGTTCGAGCGCAGGGTGGCGTCGCTGCGGGACGGGGACCCGACGGTGCGCTGGTATCCCTTCTGA
- a CDS encoding glycosyltransferase, which yields MTSPAHIAMFSIAAHGHVNPSLEVIRELVARGHRVTYAIPPLLAGKVAEAGAEPKLWDSTLPGPDADPEAWGSTLLDNVEPFLDDAIQSLPQLAEAYEGDEPDLVLHDIASYTARVLGHRWDVPVVSLSPCMVAWEGYEQEVAEPMWEEPLKTERGQAYYARFRAWLEENGITTHPDPFVGRPERSLVLIPKALQPNAERVDETTYTFVGACQGDRTAEGDWTRPESAEKVVLVSLGSAFTKQPGFYRECVKAFGELPGWHTVLQIGRHVDPAELGEVPDHVEVRTWVPQLAVLQQADLFVTHAGAGGSQEGLATATPMIAVPQAADQFGNAGMLQGLGVARQLDTEEATAEALRTAALALVDDPEVARRLKEIQGGMAHEGGTRRAADLIEERLAAARA from the coding sequence ATGACCAGTCCCGCGCACATCGCCATGTTCTCCATCGCCGCCCACGGCCACGTGAACCCCAGCCTGGAGGTGATCCGCGAGCTCGTCGCGCGAGGGCACCGGGTGACGTACGCGATCCCGCCGCTCCTCGCGGGGAAGGTCGCCGAGGCGGGGGCCGAACCCAAGCTCTGGGACAGCACGCTGCCCGGCCCCGACGCCGACCCGGAGGCATGGGGGAGCACCCTGCTGGACAACGTGGAGCCGTTCCTGGACGACGCCATCCAGTCGCTCCCACAGCTCGCCGAGGCGTACGAGGGCGACGAACCGGACCTCGTCCTGCACGACATCGCCTCCTACACGGCCCGCGTCCTCGGCCACCGCTGGGACGTGCCGGTGGTCTCCCTGTCGCCCTGCATGGTCGCCTGGGAGGGGTACGAGCAGGAGGTCGCCGAGCCGATGTGGGAGGAGCCGCTGAAGACCGAGCGCGGCCAGGCGTACTACGCCCGCTTCCGGGCCTGGCTGGAGGAGAACGGGATCACCACTCACCCCGACCCCTTCGTCGGCCGCCCCGAGCGCTCCCTGGTGCTGATCCCCAAGGCCCTCCAGCCCAACGCCGAGCGGGTCGACGAGACGACGTACACCTTCGTCGGCGCCTGCCAGGGCGACCGGACCGCCGAGGGCGACTGGACGCGCCCCGAGAGCGCGGAGAAGGTCGTGCTGGTCTCCCTCGGGTCCGCCTTCACCAAGCAGCCCGGTTTCTACCGGGAGTGCGTCAAGGCCTTCGGTGAGCTGCCCGGCTGGCACACGGTGCTCCAGATCGGCCGGCACGTCGACCCGGCCGAGCTGGGCGAGGTGCCGGACCACGTGGAAGTGCGGACCTGGGTACCGCAGTTGGCGGTCCTCCAGCAGGCCGACCTGTTCGTCACCCACGCGGGCGCCGGCGGCAGCCAGGAGGGCCTGGCGACCGCCACGCCGATGATCGCCGTACCGCAGGCCGCGGACCAGTTCGGCAACGCCGGCATGCTCCAGGGGCTCGGTGTCGCCCGGCAGCTCGACACCGAGGAGGCCACCGCCGAAGCGCTGCGCACCGCCGCCCTCGCCCTGGTCGACGACCCTGAGGTGGCCCGGCGCCTCAAGGAGATCCAGGGCGGGATGGCCCACGAGGGCGGCACCCGGCGGGCCGCCGACCTGATCGAGGAGCGACTGGCCGCCGCCAGGGCCTGA
- a CDS encoding carbohydrate ABC transporter permease, giving the protein MALVTESRKPARRAPGTERGRHGPDHGAWFLVLPALIPILVLSVGPLLYGILLAFTDAQSGRTEPTRWIGTLNFQDLLHDTLFWESFRIGLVWAVGVTVPQFLLALGLALLLNQNLRLRWLARALAIIPWAMPEVVVGVMWRLVYNTDAGILNETLRDLGLGNGHDWLSGLGTALPAVIVVGVWAGMPQTTVALLAGLQNTPRELHEAAAVDGAGAWRRFRTVTWPALRPIALAITALNLIWNFNSFALVYVLTNGGPGGRTRLPMLFAYEEAFRYGQFGYAAAMGCVMVAAISVLLAVFLAGRLKGGLKGGDEA; this is encoded by the coding sequence GTGGCATTGGTGACCGAGTCGAGGAAACCGGCGCGCCGTGCGCCCGGCACGGAGCGGGGACGGCACGGGCCGGACCACGGCGCCTGGTTCCTCGTGCTGCCCGCGCTGATCCCCATTCTGGTGCTCAGCGTCGGACCGCTGCTCTACGGCATCCTGCTGGCGTTCACCGACGCCCAGTCCGGCCGCACCGAGCCCACCCGGTGGATCGGCACGCTGAACTTCCAGGACCTGCTGCACGACACGCTGTTCTGGGAGTCCTTCCGGATCGGGCTCGTCTGGGCGGTCGGGGTGACGGTGCCGCAGTTCCTGCTCGCACTCGGTCTCGCCCTGCTGCTCAACCAGAACCTCCGCCTGCGCTGGCTGGCCCGCGCCCTCGCGATCATCCCCTGGGCGATGCCCGAGGTCGTCGTGGGCGTCATGTGGCGGCTCGTCTACAACACGGACGCGGGCATCCTCAACGAGACGCTGCGCGACCTCGGCCTCGGCAACGGACACGACTGGCTCAGCGGCCTCGGCACCGCCCTGCCCGCCGTCATCGTCGTCGGCGTCTGGGCCGGCATGCCGCAGACGACGGTGGCGCTCCTCGCCGGACTCCAGAACACCCCCCGCGAGCTGCACGAGGCCGCCGCCGTCGACGGCGCCGGAGCCTGGCGCCGCTTCCGCACCGTCACCTGGCCCGCCCTCAGACCCATCGCGCTCGCCATCACCGCGCTCAACCTCATCTGGAACTTCAACTCCTTCGCCCTGGTCTACGTGCTGACCAACGGCGGCCCCGGTGGCCGCACCCGGCTGCCCATGCTCTTCGCCTACGAGGAAGCCTTCCGCTACGGGCAGTTCGGCTATGCGGCAGCGATGGGCTGCGTCATGGTGGCGGCGATCTCGGTCCTGCTGGCCGTCTTCCTCGCCGGCCGGCTGAAGGGCGGACTCAAGGGAGGTGACGAGGCGTGA
- a CDS encoding carbohydrate ABC transporter permease produces MRTSTTARVGQYAALLAYLVFLAFPFLWLISTAFKPPRELGSLHPTWIPENPTLDNFRQAFDEQPLLHAALNSLLAALGAAVIAVVIATPMAYVMARRRGRLARAATGWVVVSQAFPFVLLIIPLFLVLKNLGLINSVPGLVMVYVVWSLPFALWMLAGYVRAVPAELEEAAAVDGAGRLRTLVSVTAPLLAPGIVATALFAFITAWNEFFFALVLLKTPEKQTLPVILTHFIGAEGVADLGPLAAAAFLATLPSLVIFALIQRRITGGMLAGAVKS; encoded by the coding sequence GTGAGGACCTCGACCACGGCCCGCGTCGGCCAGTACGCCGCGCTGCTCGCGTATCTCGTCTTCCTGGCCTTCCCGTTCCTCTGGCTGATCTCCACCGCGTTCAAACCGCCACGCGAGCTGGGCAGTCTGCACCCCACCTGGATCCCGGAGAACCCCACCCTCGACAACTTCCGGCAGGCCTTCGACGAACAGCCCCTGCTGCACGCCGCGCTCAACTCCCTGCTCGCCGCGCTCGGCGCCGCGGTGATCGCCGTGGTGATCGCCACCCCGATGGCCTACGTCATGGCCCGCCGCCGCGGCCGGCTCGCCAGGGCGGCCACCGGGTGGGTCGTGGTCAGCCAGGCCTTCCCCTTCGTCCTGCTGATCATCCCGCTCTTCCTGGTCCTGAAGAACCTCGGACTGATCAACTCCGTGCCCGGGCTGGTGATGGTGTACGTCGTGTGGTCGCTGCCGTTCGCGCTGTGGATGCTCGCCGGGTACGTCCGCGCCGTACCGGCCGAGCTGGAGGAGGCGGCGGCGGTCGACGGCGCCGGGCGGCTGCGGACGCTGGTCTCGGTGACCGCGCCGTTGCTCGCGCCGGGGATCGTGGCGACGGCCCTGTTCGCGTTCATCACCGCGTGGAACGAGTTCTTCTTCGCGCTGGTGTTGCTGAAGACACCGGAGAAACAGACCCTGCCGGTGATCCTCACCCACTTCATCGGCGCCGAAGGCGTCGCCGACCTCGGCCCGCTGGCCGCGGCGGCCTTCCTCGCGACGCTGCCCTCACTGGTGATCTTCGCGCTGATCCAGCGGCGGATCACGGGCGGCATGCTCGCCGGGGCGGTGAAGAGCTGA
- the erm(O) gene encoding 23S rRNA (adenine(2058)-N(6))-methyltransferase Erm(O), protein MARPTQRARTLSQNFLADRATADRVARLAAPDSRHPPLLLEVGAGQGALTEPLARRSRELRAYEIDPRLLPGLRARFAHTPHVRVVAGDFLAARPPRTPFAVAGNVPFSRTADIVDWCLTAPALTHATLITQLEYARKRTGDYGRWTLLTVRTWPCHEWRLVGRVGRYRFRPAPRVDAGILRLERRPTPLLTGAARRSWDDLVELGFSGVGGSLHASLRRARPARRVDAAFRAARLDPRVLVGEVPPAAWLRLHEVLAP, encoded by the coding sequence ATGGCCCGCCCCACCCAGCGTGCCCGCACGCTCTCGCAGAACTTCCTCGCCGACCGCGCCACCGCCGACCGTGTCGCCCGGCTCGCCGCGCCCGACAGCCGGCACCCTCCGCTCCTGCTCGAAGTGGGCGCCGGTCAGGGCGCCCTCACCGAGCCGCTGGCCCGCCGCAGCCGGGAACTGCGCGCCTACGAGATCGATCCCCGGCTCCTGCCGGGGCTCCGCGCCCGTTTCGCGCACACCCCCCACGTCCGCGTCGTCGCCGGTGACTTCCTCGCCGCGCGGCCGCCGCGCACCCCGTTCGCCGTCGCCGGGAACGTGCCCTTCTCGCGCACCGCGGACATCGTGGACTGGTGCCTCACGGCTCCCGCGCTCACCCACGCCACCTTGATCACGCAGCTGGAGTACGCCCGCAAACGCACCGGTGACTACGGTCGCTGGACGCTGCTGACGGTCCGGACCTGGCCGTGCCACGAGTGGCGCCTGGTGGGCAGGGTGGGCCGGTACCGCTTCCGCCCGGCGCCGCGCGTCGACGCCGGGATCCTCCGCCTCGAACGCCGCCCCACCCCGCTGCTCACCGGCGCCGCCCGCCGGAGCTGGGACGACCTGGTCGAGCTGGGCTTCTCGGGGGTCGGCGGCTCGCTGCACGCGTCCCTGCGGCGGGCCCGCCCGGCCCGGCGCGTGGACGCCGCGTTCCGGGCAGCACGGCTCGACCCGCGCGTGCTGGTGGGCGAGGTCCCGCCCGCGGCGTGGCTGCGGCTGCACGAGGTGCTGGCGCCGTGA
- a CDS encoding ABC transporter substrate-binding protein, with protein sequence MRTRTATLLVALALLLAGCTSGGGDADDGRITLRFQSLAWQEESVEANKELVREWNAAHPDVRVEYVQGSWDSVHDQLLTSFEGGEAPDIIHDASDDLADFAYGGYLADLTELLPDRLKSDIPERSWETVTFDDGVYGVPFLQEPRVLIANADLLRKADVRIPTPEHPWTWAEFRQVTERLSGDGRYGVAWPLKEPVSATLNLSLSNGGRMFHRDADGKVTVRFEEGDQVVPRTIHDQVETDRSASSDTLGSGGSDTLPGFFAGKYAMVPLGFSYRQQIEQQAPEGFDWQVLPAPAGTDGLAQGVSPQTLSIAEDTPHKKEAAAFLDFLLQPDNMVRLALGDWMLPTATRALKAPALHTAERGWATGTALAGHLRSAPAQSVRGYPEWKDKVATPALQEYYSGAIGLDELRERLEEDGNLVLARYQR encoded by the coding sequence ATGCGCACCCGCACCGCGACCCTGCTCGTCGCCCTCGCCCTGCTGCTCGCCGGCTGCACCTCGGGCGGCGGCGACGCGGACGACGGCCGGATCACCCTGCGCTTCCAGTCGCTGGCCTGGCAGGAGGAGTCGGTCGAGGCCAACAAGGAACTGGTCCGGGAGTGGAACGCCGCCCACCCGGACGTACGCGTCGAGTACGTCCAGGGCAGCTGGGACAGCGTCCACGACCAGCTCCTCACGTCCTTCGAGGGCGGTGAGGCGCCCGACATCATCCACGACGCCTCCGACGACCTCGCCGACTTCGCGTACGGCGGTTACCTCGCCGACCTGACCGAGCTGCTGCCCGACCGGCTGAAGTCGGACATTCCCGAGCGCAGTTGGGAGACGGTCACCTTCGACGACGGGGTCTACGGTGTGCCGTTCCTCCAGGAACCCCGGGTGCTGATCGCCAACGCCGACCTGCTGCGGAAGGCGGACGTCCGGATCCCCACGCCCGAACACCCCTGGACCTGGGCGGAGTTCCGGCAGGTGACGGAGCGGCTCAGCGGCGACGGCAGGTACGGGGTGGCGTGGCCGCTCAAGGAGCCCGTCTCCGCGACGCTCAACCTCTCCCTGTCCAACGGCGGCCGGATGTTCCACCGGGACGCGGACGGAAAGGTCACCGTCCGCTTCGAGGAGGGCGACCAGGTGGTGCCCCGCACCATCCACGACCAGGTCGAGACGGACCGCAGCGCCTCGTCCGACACGCTGGGCAGCGGCGGCTCCGACACCCTGCCCGGCTTCTTCGCGGGCAAGTACGCGATGGTGCCCCTCGGCTTCTCCTACCGCCAGCAGATCGAGCAGCAGGCCCCGGAGGGCTTCGACTGGCAGGTGCTGCCCGCCCCCGCGGGCACCGACGGGCTCGCCCAGGGCGTCAGCCCGCAGACCCTGTCGATCGCCGAGGACACCCCGCACAAGAAGGAGGCCGCCGCCTTCCTCGACTTCCTCCTCCAGCCGGACAACATGGTGCGCCTGGCCCTCGGCGACTGGATGCTGCCCACCGCCACGCGCGCGCTGAAGGCCCCCGCCCTGCACACGGCCGAGCGGGGCTGGGCCACCGGCACCGCGCTCGCCGGCCACCTGCGCTCGGCACCCGCGCAGTCCGTCCGGGGGTACCCCGAGTGGAAGGACAAGGTGGCCACCCCCGCGCTCCAGGAGTACTACAGCGGGGCGATCGGCCTGGACGAGCTGCGCGAGCGACTGGAGGAGGACGGCAACCTCGTACTCGCCCGCTACCAGCGCTGA